The Nocardia sp. NBC_01329 sequence GTTGATGTTCGGCGATCCGCTCGCCGTCCCGGTCCCCGATCTCGACCGCACCGACTACGTGCTGATGCTGGGCGCCAATCCGCTCGAATCGAACGGTTCGCTGTGCACCGCGCCGGACTTCCCGGGCCGATTGCAGGCGCTGAAGGCGCGCGGCGGCCACCTGGTGGTAGTCGACCCGCGACGTACCCGTACGGCCGCCCGGGCCGATGAGCATCTCTTCGTTCGGCCGGGTACCGACGCTTATCTGCTGTTCGGCATCGTGCACGCCCTGTTCGCGGAGGATCTCGCCGAGATCGGTGTGGAGGTCACCGGCCTGGACGAGTTGCGGTCGGCAGCCGCGGAATTCGATCCGGAAACCGTCGCCGCGCGCACCGGAGTGCCCGCCGATACCGTTCGTCGGCTCGCCCGCGAACTCGCCGCGGCCCCGACCGCGGTGGTGTATGCCCGGATCGGGACCTGTACCGCCGAGTTCGGCACCGTCACTCAATGGCTGGTGGACGTGATCAACGCGCTCACCGGAAACCTCGACACCCCCGGTGGCGCGATGTTCGCGACCGCCGCCGTCCGCGGGATCGTGCGCACCAAGCCCTTCCGGCCGGACCGCTGGCGCAGCCGGGTCCGTGACCTGCCCGAGGCGATGGGCGAACTGCCGGTGGCGACGCTGTTCGACGAGATCACCACCCCCGGTGAAGGTCAGGTGCGGGCGTTGATCACGGCTGCCGGTAATCCGGTGCTGTCGGCGCCCAGCGGCGCCCGGCTGGATGCCGCATTCGCCGGGCTGGATTTCATGGTCAGTGTGGACTGCTATCTGAACGAGACCACCCGGCACGCCGATGTGATCCTGCCGCCGCCGCGTCCGGTGCAATCCCCGCACTATGATTTCGCGCTGCTGCAGTTCGCGGTCCGCAATTACGCCCGGTACTCGCCGCCGCTGGTGCCGTTGGGGGGCAGGCCGTCGGAGGCCGCGGTGTACGTGCGGCTGGCGGCGGCGGTAGCTGGGCAGCCGCACAATCCGACCGCGGAATACGATCCACTCACTGCCTTCGACGAACTCGTCATCGGCACCACGTTGCGGTCGGCCGGCCTCGAGCAACGGCGGCCCGAACTGTCCAGCGGTACCAGTACCGAACAGCGTCTGGATCTGATGCTGCGGCTGGGGCCCTACGGCGAGTGGAACGGCGGGGACCTGAGTCTGGATACCCTCCTCGGCAATCCACACGGTATCGATCTGGGCGCACTGCGGCCACGGCTGTCCGAGGTGCTGCGTACAGCGTCCGGAAAGGTGGATCTGGCACCGGCGCGGCTATTGGCCGATCTCGACCGATTGCGCGCCGGATCGGCGGCCGCACCGGCGGAAATGGTCCTGATCGGGCGCCGTCATCTACGTTCCAACAACAGCTGGATGCACAATGCGCCCCGGCTGGTGGGTGGGACGAATCGCTGTACGCTGCAGATCCATCCCGACGATATCGCCCGCCTCGGACTGTCCCAGCAGGCGCTGGTGAAATCTGCCGTCGGTTCGCTCACGGTCCCGATCGAGCCCACCGATTCGATCATGCCCGGGGTGGTGAGCCTGCCGCACGGCTGGGGGCATACCACCGGCTCGCAGCAGGTGGCTCGGCAGAACGCAGGTGTCAACGCCAATGTGCTGACCGATGATTCGATCCTGGACGTGCCGTCCGGCAATGCCGTGTTCAACGGCGTCCCGGTCTCGGTGACCCCCGCCTGACTCGTCTCGCCGCAGCTACGGCCTCGAGTCGTTCGCGGTACCCGTCGACCGGCGCTGAGGGGCGGTACGCGATCTTCCCCTGGTGAGGTTCAGCGCTGTCCGGGCCGTAGGAAGCGCCCGGTCCGGGTAGTGCCCAGTGCCGGATCGGCCGTGCCGTCGCCGAAAACGTAGCGCCCGCCGATGTAGACCGCTGTGACTGCGGCGTCGTTGCGGTTCACCATGCGTTCGAGGCCGCCGTACTGAGCCACCGGGCTCTCGGCGTACGCGTCGAGCGAGTCGTCGAGTCCCGCCGGGTCGATGACTACCAGATCGGCGCGGTCACCTTCCCGGAGGCGGCCCGCGTCGATGTCGTACCAGTCGGCGAGTTCACCGGTGAGCCGGTGCACTGCGCGCTCGAGCGGGATCACCGGGGTACCGGCCTGTTCGGCTCGGTACATCCGGCGCAGGAATCGGAGCCCGAAATTGTAGAAGGCCATATTCCGCAGATGCGCGCCCGCGTCGGAGAAGCCGAGCTGGATACCCGGATGAGCGGCGAACCGGTCCAGGATTTCGGGCCGATGGTTGGAAATGGTGGTGCGCCAGCGTAGTTCGGTGCCATGCTTGAGCACGAGGTCGAGGAAGGCGTCCACCGGGTGCAGACCGCCCCGATCCACACCGACCTGCCCGAAAGTCTTACCGACGACGGCATCGTCCGGGCAGCTGACGATCTCGGCGTCGAAGAAATCGCGGTGCCAGACCCGCATCCCGAATTTCGCGTCGTAGTCCTTGCGAAAGCGGCGGCGATACTTCTCGTCGGCGAGCAGCGCATCGCGTTTCACCCGGTCGGCCAAGTGCAGGGCCGCGGCGCCGGAACCGAATTCCTCGAAGATCACCAGGTCGATCCCGTCGGCGTACACCTCGAACGGCACCGGCAGATGCTGCCAGCGGAAATCGGCGCCGAGCGCGTTCACCAGCCGGGCGAGTGAGCCGATCAGGATGACAGCGAACGGGTTGGCCTTGATATCGGCGGCAGACAGCAGGCTGGTCTTGAGCCTGCGACGCCCGATACCGAGGCTGCCGAAGATCATCGCACCCAGACTGCGCGGAGAGGTGATATCCGGACCGCCCTGCAGGATCCGGCCGCGCCGCCGCAGGATCGCGTTGAGACGCCGCCGCTCCTTCGCCCGCGCATAGGTGGACGGCAGTGTGCGGGAGCGGCAGGTTTCGCCGTCGACCTTGTCGAAGAGCAACTGCTGGGCCGACAGACCGACGAACCCGGCGTCGAGCGCCTCGTTCAGCGCCGATTCCATATCCGCCAGTTCCGCGCGATGGGGGCGAACCTCCTTGCGGGTGGCGCGGTCGAGCCCGAGCCGTGCGGTGCGGATATCCGAGTGACCCAGCATGGCAGCGATATTCGGCCCCAGTGACAGTTGTTCGAGCGCGGTTACGTATTCGCTCGCCGAATTCCAGGTCTTGGTGTCGTGGAGTGTCTCGATCACGTGACGGCGCGGGATGGCCTCGACGCGGCCGAAGATATCGCCCGCACCGGTCGGGTCGATATGAACCGTCGACAGGGAACACGAGCCCAGCAGGACGGTGGTGATACCGTGCCGGACCGATTCCGGCCGCCGGGGATTTCAGCACCTCGATGTCGTAATGGGTGTGGATATCGATCATCCCCGGCAACACCCATTTACCCGCCGCGTCCACGACATCCGGGCAGTGCGTTTCGTCCAGCGGTGTTTCGGAGACGGCCACGACCCGATCGCCGCGCAATCCGAGATGGCGAATCGCCGAGGCTGCGCCGGTACCGTCGAACCAGCGTCCGCCTTTGATGATCGTGTCGTAGCTCACATCGTCATTGCAACTGGTCGGATGACCCGGAGTCAAGAGGGGATGGGCGCCGCCGGGCCCGGCATCCCGCCCGGCGGCCGTATGTCAGCTGGTCCGGACCTCGGTCCGGTCCTCGCTCCACAGAGTGTGGAATTTGCCCTCGGCGTCCACCCGCTCGTAGGTGTGCGCACCGAAGAAGTCGCGCTGCGCCTGAGTGAGCGCGGCCGGGAGGCGTTCGGCCCGCAGT is a genomic window containing:
- a CDS encoding molybdopterin oxidoreductase family protein, with translation MAAPNPAAPDTAVRNLLRTCPLCEAACGLELTVDSLDRVTGARGDKLDPFSKGFLCPKGASFGQLDGDPDRITEPMIRDRATGSWRAVEWAEAFDLIAARISAIKAEHGNQSVALYLGNPNAHTVAGTLYAPALIRALGSRNIFSASTADQMPKQLACGLMFGDPLAVPVPDLDRTDYVLMLGANPLESNGSLCTAPDFPGRLQALKARGGHLVVVDPRRTRTAARADEHLFVRPGTDAYLLFGIVHALFAEDLAEIGVEVTGLDELRSAAAEFDPETVAARTGVPADTVRRLARELAAAPTAVVYARIGTCTAEFGTVTQWLVDVINALTGNLDTPGGAMFATAAVRGIVRTKPFRPDRWRSRVRDLPEAMGELPVATLFDEITTPGEGQVRALITAAGNPVLSAPSGARLDAAFAGLDFMVSVDCYLNETTRHADVILPPPRPVQSPHYDFALLQFAVRNYARYSPPLVPLGGRPSEAAVYVRLAAAVAGQPHNPTAEYDPLTAFDELVIGTTLRSAGLEQRRPELSSGTSTEQRLDLMLRLGPYGEWNGGDLSLDTLLGNPHGIDLGALRPRLSEVLRTASGKVDLAPARLLADLDRLRAGSAAAPAEMVLIGRRHLRSNNSWMHNAPRLVGGTNRCTLQIHPDDIARLGLSQQALVKSAVGSLTVPIEPTDSIMPGVVSLPHGWGHTTGSQQVARQNAGVNANVLTDDSILDVPSGNAVFNGVPVSVTPA